A genomic region of Ochotona princeps isolate mOchPri1 chromosome 17, mOchPri1.hap1, whole genome shotgun sequence contains the following coding sequences:
- the GNGT2 gene encoding guanine nucleotide-binding protein G(I)/G(S)/G(O) subunit gamma-T2, translating into MAQDLSEKELLKMEVEQLRKEVLNPRAPISKTGKEIKDYVEAQAGNDPLLKGVPEDRNPFKEKGSCRIS; encoded by the exons ATGGCCcaggacctcagcgagaaggagcTGCTcaagatggaagtggagcagctgaggaagGAGGTGCTGAACCCCAGAGCGCCG ATTTCCAAGACGGGCAAGGAAATCAAGGATTACGTGGAAGCCCAAGCTGGAAATGACCCTCTTCTCAAAGGTGTCCCCGAGGACAGGAATCCCTTCAAGGAGAAAGGCTCCTGTCGGATAAGCTGA
- the ABI3 gene encoding ABI gene family member 3 isoform X1: protein MAELQQLQELDIPAGREALLDNHSALLRVADYCEENYVQATDKRKALEETMAFTTQALASVAYQVGNLAGHTLRMLELQGVALRQVEARVSTLGQMVNMHMEKVARREIGTLATVQQLPPGQKVIAPESLPQLTPYYRRPLNFGCLDDIGHGIKDLSTQLSRTGTLSRKSIKAPATPASATLGRPPRIPEPVQLPTVPDGKLSTASSASSLASAGTEGVSPTNTQGAPPPPPLPGAAVPPPPPAPAEVFLPPPLLEELSPPPPAAELPPPPPLDVDELGLLPPPPPGFGPEEPSWVPADYLEKVVTLYPYTRQKDNELSFSEGTIICVTRRYSDGWCEGVSSDGTGFFPGNYVQPSC, encoded by the exons ATGGCAGAACTGCAACAGCTTCAGGAGTTGGACATCCCCGCGGGCCGGGAGGCTCTGCTAGACAACCACAGTGCCCTGCTGCGTGTCGCCGATTACTGCGAGGAGAACTATGTGCAG GCCACGGACAAGCGGAAGGCGCTAGAGGAGACCATGGCCTTCACCACCCaggctctggccagtgtggcctaCCAGGTGGGCAACCTGGCCGGACACACTCTACGCATGCTGGAACTACAGGGAGTTGCCCTAAGGCAGGTGGAGGCCCGTGTCAGCACACTAGGCCAG ATGGTGAATATGCACATGGAGAAGGTGGCCCGCCGGGAGATTGGCACCTTAGCCACTGTCCAGCAGCTGCCCCCTGGCCAGAAGGTCATCGCCCCTGAGAGCCTCCCCCAGCTCACACCCTACTACAGAAGACCCCTCAACTTTGGCTGCCTGGATGACATTGGCCATGGGATCAAG GACCTGAGCACGCAGCTGTCCCGGACCGGAACCCTGTCTCGCAAAAGCATCAAGGCTCCTGCCACACCGGCCTCTGCTACGCTAGG GAGACCACCCCGGATCCCAGAGCCGGTACAGCTCCCCACGGTGCCGGACGGCAAACTCTCCACTGCCTCATCCGCCTCATCTCTGGCCTCGGCAGG CACCGAAGGGGTCTCCCCGACGAACACGCAGGgggcgcccccacccccacctctccccgGCGCCGCTGTcccgcctcctcctcccgcaCCAGCCGAAGTCTTCCTGCCTCCCCCTCTCCTGGAGGAGCTGTCTCCGCCCCCTCCGG CCGCAGAGctgccccctcctccaccctTGGACGTGGATGAACTGGGGCTgctgcccccgccgccgccgggaTTTGGGCCAGAGGAGCCCAGCTGGGTCCCCGCAGACTACTTGGAGAAAG TGGTGACGCTGTATCCCTACACCCGGCAGAAGGACAATGAGCTGTCCTTCTCCGAGGGCACCATCATCTGCGTCACCCGCCGCTACTCCGACGGCTGGTGCGAGGGCGTCAGTTCCGATGGCACAGGATTCTTCCCCGGGAACTACGTGCAGCCCAGCTGTTGA
- the ABI3 gene encoding ABI gene family member 3 isoform X2 — translation MAELQQLQELDIPAGREALLDNHSALLRVADYCEENYVQATDKRKALEETMAFTTQALASVAYQVGNLAGHTLRMLELQGVALRQVEARVSTLGQMVNMHMEKVARREIGTLATVQQLPPGQKVIAPESLPQLTPYYRRPLNFGCLDDIGHGIKDLSTQLSRTGTLSRKSIKAPATPASATLGRPPRIPEPVQLPTVPDGKLSTASSASSLASAGSTEGVSPTNTQGAPPPPPLPGAAVPPPPPAPAEVFLPPPLLEELSPPPPAAELPPPPPLDVDELGLLPPPPPGFGPEEPSWVPADYLEKVVTLYPYTRQKDNELSFSEGTIICVTRRYSDGWCEGVSSDGTGFFPGNYVQPSC, via the exons ATGGCAGAACTGCAACAGCTTCAGGAGTTGGACATCCCCGCGGGCCGGGAGGCTCTGCTAGACAACCACAGTGCCCTGCTGCGTGTCGCCGATTACTGCGAGGAGAACTATGTGCAG GCCACGGACAAGCGGAAGGCGCTAGAGGAGACCATGGCCTTCACCACCCaggctctggccagtgtggcctaCCAGGTGGGCAACCTGGCCGGACACACTCTACGCATGCTGGAACTACAGGGAGTTGCCCTAAGGCAGGTGGAGGCCCGTGTCAGCACACTAGGCCAG ATGGTGAATATGCACATGGAGAAGGTGGCCCGCCGGGAGATTGGCACCTTAGCCACTGTCCAGCAGCTGCCCCCTGGCCAGAAGGTCATCGCCCCTGAGAGCCTCCCCCAGCTCACACCCTACTACAGAAGACCCCTCAACTTTGGCTGCCTGGATGACATTGGCCATGGGATCAAG GACCTGAGCACGCAGCTGTCCCGGACCGGAACCCTGTCTCGCAAAAGCATCAAGGCTCCTGCCACACCGGCCTCTGCTACGCTAGG GAGACCACCCCGGATCCCAGAGCCGGTACAGCTCCCCACGGTGCCGGACGGCAAACTCTCCACTGCCTCATCCGCCTCATCTCTGGCCTCGGCAGG CAGCACCGAAGGGGTCTCCCCGACGAACACGCAGGgggcgcccccacccccacctctccccgGCGCCGCTGTcccgcctcctcctcccgcaCCAGCCGAAGTCTTCCTGCCTCCCCCTCTCCTGGAGGAGCTGTCTCCGCCCCCTCCGG CCGCAGAGctgccccctcctccaccctTGGACGTGGATGAACTGGGGCTgctgcccccgccgccgccgggaTTTGGGCCAGAGGAGCCCAGCTGGGTCCCCGCAGACTACTTGGAGAAAG TGGTGACGCTGTATCCCTACACCCGGCAGAAGGACAATGAGCTGTCCTTCTCCGAGGGCACCATCATCTGCGTCACCCGCCGCTACTCCGACGGCTGGTGCGAGGGCGTCAGTTCCGATGGCACAGGATTCTTCCCCGGGAACTACGTGCAGCCCAGCTGTTGA
- the PHOSPHO1 gene encoding phosphoethanolamine/phosphocholine phosphatase isoform X1 produces the protein MCQRLWPWPANQPLPGRLPPRPLSLASSSSSCSLTPCSQDRSGMAAQSAPRFLLTFDFDETIVDENSDDSIVRAAPGQRLPDSLRATYREGFYNEYMQRVFKYLGEQGVRPRDLRAVYEAIPLTPGMSDLLQFVAKQGTCFEVILISDANTFGVESALRAAGHHGLFRRILSNPSAPDARGLLALRPFHSHSCARCPANMCKHKVLSDYLRERARDGVHFERLFYVGDGANDFCPMGLLTGGDVAFPRRGYPMHRLIQEAQKAEAGSFRASVVPWETAADVRLHLQQVLQSC, from the coding sequence ATGTGCCAGCGCCTCTGGCCGTGGCCCGCTAACCAGCCTCTCCCTGGCCGGCTCCCGCCGCGCCCCCTCTCgcttgcctcctcctcctcctcctgctccctgacCCCCTGCTCCCAGGACCGCAGCGGGATGGCTGCCCAGAGCGCACCGCGCTTCCTCCTGACCTTCGATTTCGACGAGACCATCGTGGACGAAAACAGCGACGACTCGATTGTGCGCGCGGCACCGGGCCAGAGGCTGCCCGACAGCCTGCGGGCCACCTACCGTGAGGGCTTCTACAACGAATACATGCAGCGCGTGTTCAAGTACCTGGGTGAGCAGGGCGTGCGGCCGCGGGACTTGCGCGCTGTCTACGAGGCTATCCCGCTGACGCCGGGCATGAGCGACTTGCTGCAGTTCGTGGCCAAGCAGGGCACCTGCTTTGAGGTCATTCTCATCTCGGACGCCAACACCTTCGGAGTGGAGAGCGCGCTGCGCGCCGCCGGCCACCACGGTCTGTTCCGTCGCATCCTCAGCAACCCGTCGGCACCCGATGCACGCGGCCTGCTGGCGCTGCGGCCCTTCCATTCACACAGCTGCGCGCGCTGCCCCGCCAACATGTGCAAACACAAGGTGCTCAGCGACTACCTGCGCGAGCGGGCCCGCGATGGCGTGCACTTCGAGCGCCTCTTCTACGTGGGCGACGGCGCCAATGACTTCTGCCCCATGGGGCTGCTGACGGGCGGCGACGTGGCCTTCCCACGCCGAGGCTACCCCATGCACCGCCTCATCCAGGAGGCACAGAAGGCCGAGGCTGGCTCCTTCCGCGCCAGCGTGGTGCCCTGGGAGACGGCGGCCGATGTgcgcctccacctgcagcaagtACTCCAGTCGTGCTGA
- the PHOSPHO1 gene encoding phosphoethanolamine/phosphocholine phosphatase isoform X3 encodes MAAQSAPRFLLTFDFDETIVDENSDDSIVRAAPGQRLPDSLRATYREGFYNEYMQRVFKYLGEQGVRPRDLRAVYEAIPLTPGMSDLLQFVAKQGTCFEVILISDANTFGVESALRAAGHHGLFRRILSNPSAPDARGLLALRPFHSHSCARCPANMCKHKVLSDYLRERARDGVHFERLFYVGDGANDFCPMGLLTGGDVAFPRRGYPMHRLIQEAQKAEAGSFRASVVPWETAADVRLHLQQVLQSC; translated from the coding sequence ATGGCTGCCCAGAGCGCACCGCGCTTCCTCCTGACCTTCGATTTCGACGAGACCATCGTGGACGAAAACAGCGACGACTCGATTGTGCGCGCGGCACCGGGCCAGAGGCTGCCCGACAGCCTGCGGGCCACCTACCGTGAGGGCTTCTACAACGAATACATGCAGCGCGTGTTCAAGTACCTGGGTGAGCAGGGCGTGCGGCCGCGGGACTTGCGCGCTGTCTACGAGGCTATCCCGCTGACGCCGGGCATGAGCGACTTGCTGCAGTTCGTGGCCAAGCAGGGCACCTGCTTTGAGGTCATTCTCATCTCGGACGCCAACACCTTCGGAGTGGAGAGCGCGCTGCGCGCCGCCGGCCACCACGGTCTGTTCCGTCGCATCCTCAGCAACCCGTCGGCACCCGATGCACGCGGCCTGCTGGCGCTGCGGCCCTTCCATTCACACAGCTGCGCGCGCTGCCCCGCCAACATGTGCAAACACAAGGTGCTCAGCGACTACCTGCGCGAGCGGGCCCGCGATGGCGTGCACTTCGAGCGCCTCTTCTACGTGGGCGACGGCGCCAATGACTTCTGCCCCATGGGGCTGCTGACGGGCGGCGACGTGGCCTTCCCACGCCGAGGCTACCCCATGCACCGCCTCATCCAGGAGGCACAGAAGGCCGAGGCTGGCTCCTTCCGCGCCAGCGTGGTGCCCTGGGAGACGGCGGCCGATGTgcgcctccacctgcagcaagtACTCCAGTCGTGCTGA
- the PHOSPHO1 gene encoding phosphoethanolamine/phosphocholine phosphatase isoform X2, translating into MSGCFPVAGLRCLSRDRSGMAAQSAPRFLLTFDFDETIVDENSDDSIVRAAPGQRLPDSLRATYREGFYNEYMQRVFKYLGEQGVRPRDLRAVYEAIPLTPGMSDLLQFVAKQGTCFEVILISDANTFGVESALRAAGHHGLFRRILSNPSAPDARGLLALRPFHSHSCARCPANMCKHKVLSDYLRERARDGVHFERLFYVGDGANDFCPMGLLTGGDVAFPRRGYPMHRLIQEAQKAEAGSFRASVVPWETAADVRLHLQQVLQSC; encoded by the exons ATGAGCGGGTGTTTTCCAGTGGCTGGGCTCCGGTGCCTGTCTAGG GACCGCAGCGGGATGGCTGCCCAGAGCGCACCGCGCTTCCTCCTGACCTTCGATTTCGACGAGACCATCGTGGACGAAAACAGCGACGACTCGATTGTGCGCGCGGCACCGGGCCAGAGGCTGCCCGACAGCCTGCGGGCCACCTACCGTGAGGGCTTCTACAACGAATACATGCAGCGCGTGTTCAAGTACCTGGGTGAGCAGGGCGTGCGGCCGCGGGACTTGCGCGCTGTCTACGAGGCTATCCCGCTGACGCCGGGCATGAGCGACTTGCTGCAGTTCGTGGCCAAGCAGGGCACCTGCTTTGAGGTCATTCTCATCTCGGACGCCAACACCTTCGGAGTGGAGAGCGCGCTGCGCGCCGCCGGCCACCACGGTCTGTTCCGTCGCATCCTCAGCAACCCGTCGGCACCCGATGCACGCGGCCTGCTGGCGCTGCGGCCCTTCCATTCACACAGCTGCGCGCGCTGCCCCGCCAACATGTGCAAACACAAGGTGCTCAGCGACTACCTGCGCGAGCGGGCCCGCGATGGCGTGCACTTCGAGCGCCTCTTCTACGTGGGCGACGGCGCCAATGACTTCTGCCCCATGGGGCTGCTGACGGGCGGCGACGTGGCCTTCCCACGCCGAGGCTACCCCATGCACCGCCTCATCCAGGAGGCACAGAAGGCCGAGGCTGGCTCCTTCCGCGCCAGCGTGGTGCCCTGGGAGACGGCGGCCGATGTgcgcctccacctgcagcaagtACTCCAGTCGTGCTGA